Genomic segment of Drosophila simulans strain w501 chromosome 2R, Prin_Dsim_3.1, whole genome shotgun sequence:
AAATCCGGTTGTCGGACAGTTCCAGCTTCTTCAAATTGGGCAGCTTGGGGAAACCTTTCAGTGTGGTGAGACCCACGTTAATCAAGCTGAGCGATTCCAAGGCTGTGTATTCATCTGTAAGGCCAACGATGCTTGTACTACGGCAGTTGTCCAGATTCAGCTCTGTGATCTaggttaaaattaaataaaaaaaagtagttaattttatttgtttgaaacaagttttgaataatttttaaaccAATTATACTTATCGATACCAGCTATCGAAGAAAACAACAATCGATACCGATTCTTTTGGTATATTTGATGTATACATTTTGGAATATTCAAGAATCGCAGTCTGGTCAcatttgtgaaaatttttgaCGCAAAgcgaacagaaaaaaaaaaatggagaacAATACATACGCAAAAATCGATCAAACGCtgagaactttttttttgttgaaatacAAAACGACATTTTACATGCAAAATAACCAATTTGGCGTTAATGCAAATTACTTGGTAAACATTCCTGCTGCTCCATCgccaaattgcatatttttgtaatGCAGGCGACGAGGAAAAAGTGCCAACTCGCGTTTATGTAACCCcaacatatgtgtgtgtgtgccacaagcgtgtgtatgtgtgcgtgcctCGACACAAAGCAGAATGCGCAAAGAGAAGAATGACGAGCAAAACGGAATTGATTAGGGAGTGGGAGGGAGATGGCAGTAGAAGAACAAGACAAGCCggcagcaaataaaacaacaacaacatggtTGACCGTGACGTAGTTTAGTTGTTGCGCCTGTCTGCGAAAAATGGGTGGGGGTGAGAGTGGGTGGTGTTTTGCGGTGTGATAATCTACGAATGAATAAATGTACACAACGTACGCCTTTTGGAGGCTGTGCAAGTTCACTTCAGATTACCCAATTATCAATATGTCACGACACCAcaaaaacaccaacaacaaagaaacaaaatggGTGCCTTCAGAGTCCGTCTGTTCGTCTCTGTCTAGCCGAGAAACAGTTATGTGCTTACAGGGGACACTTTCTAACCTGAATTATggttcaaatttattttatggcaaGAAACTTGGTATATcctaaaagaaaacaaatttcaataaaatttaacataaaactgtaacaaaataaaactgactgCAAATGATAATCTTTATATACTTTGTAACtaattgttttgataaaaatcaaaatcatgTTTTGATAATggaagcaatttaaatttgtaaataatcTTTATggaagcaatttaaatttgtaaataatcTTTATGGATATACTGCAGTTTAAACAAAAGGTATAATTTATTACTAATAGAAATGATATAAAGTGCAACAAATGTTCGTATTGAATTTACGGCGAAGGATTTCGGTTGTGTTCGAGCAATTGATCTAGTAACCACCCAAGTGAGGAATGCAAATGATTGAAACTGCAGTTGACAGTAGAGAGTGCCTACTGTATCTGAGCAAATGAGTGGAAACGAATGCACACAGCGTTTGGCTTTGACTTAGGCGCGAATGAGTGTGTATACGTTGCTATTTTTTGTCTTCTGCTGGCTCCGCTGTTGTTGTGGGGTGCATTGTGGGCgggcagtgggtggctgggcggtTGGGTGACCGCTGATTGAGATTGAGTAGGCTGGCCGGCCAGCCAGAGCGCATGTTTATTAATCAGCGGCTTTGTCTTTTCGCCTGCATTTCTTTGCCACTTCGAGTGGGCGGGAACGGGATGGCTAGAGGCGATGGCGTGCAGGTAAACACGTTAGaagaagaaaagaagaagGGGAGCATAAAAGTATTATGACTGCGCAgtcaatatatgtatgtacatatgtatggatGGATGTACTGATATGTATGCTATGTGTCGATTATTTTGTGCATAAGTCGTCTTACGTATGCATGTGTATCTTTTGTGCGTGGTAcgcgtgtgtttgtgcggATGATGCGCGCGCTATAATATTGTTATAGATACAATTTGGTATCAAATAACCTGAAATTACAACATGCAgtcaaacacacacgcacacacaaacacatgtTGCCCGTGTTTGTCACAATTGAAGGCCGGCaataaccacaacaacaacaactacgacgagaacagcagcagcaagaacaacaagcgAGGCAGCATTGCCAGCTGTGGAGATAATACAATTCCAAGTGCTCTAGCTCGCCTGGCCCGAAAAGATCGCTTTCCATCAGCTTGCCGTAATAAAATCACTCAGGGGCTTGCAATTAAATACGTAATAGCTTGTAAACGCATTGAAAAACTGCATTCTAAAGGAGCAAACAGCAGGCAAGGCGCAAAAATGCGCGCACATGGCAACACTGGCgtcacatacatacacacacacgcacgcaaaAAGAGGCATGTGTGTAGAATTTGCTTATGGCGAtcaatttcttttctttttttcgtttttcttgtTGATGCCGCTTTGCTGCTTCTTCACGAGCACTTTTCCTATGGCGTCTATGAACAAATTGAAACTAGATTTACATGataatgcacacacacacgaaagcGTCACTTAATTTGGGCCTCAATTTAAGTTTGTGGCGCgtgtttttttcttcgtttgtATTTAGCTTACCTGATTTACTTTGCGTGCGCGTCTTTCCAGTTCTATTCTCTTCTCCATTGCAGCGgcacttgtttgttttggatGTTCTTTTTGGTTACGCTTTTTTCCTTAGCggatttcttgtatttttgtgtgttttccttCCTTTGGGCTCCACACGAGAAACAGCGCACGCACTGAAGGCAAAAAAGACTCGCACtcgccaacacacacacacgcacacagagcAACACACGCGCGCTCGCACACGCTCACTAACACAGACGCAGCCTTgcaaatttttctttttgtgcttCTTTCGGTATTTTCGATGCCGCCACCGTTCAGTTTTCGCAGATTTTTATGGCTAAAAAGGGAGAGGGGTGGAGAGTGGGTGGGGGaggtaaaaaattaattagtaACTGGTAATTattgaaacacaaaaaataaagtgcacaactgcaactgctgaATGCGCCTGCATTGTAACGCATTTTCTTCGATTCCAGCACATGACGCGCCTTTTTAAACCGACTTTGGGCCATCAATTCAATGTTGAATGGACTGTGAACACTTTTTCCGGCCGAAAAATATGCCAATGCTGGCAACACGCACTCACCTGGCGAtgcagaatatttaaatacttcgcaatcaatttttaattgtattttcaaCCAAAGCAAAACGCTAGAGCTGGCACTTCAGTTGATGATTGTTCGATACCTTCTATGCTATCACCTGCAGATATCGATTGATTTTGTCGAGTAGTGATGGCAATGTGGGTTGGGAGGGTGTACTAGCTTGGATGGTAGTGGGTACTTGCTACGATAGGTGCATGTATTCGCTTAATTGCGACCGGTAGATGCTGTAATTTTGTAGCAGTCTGCTTTTTAAGCGCCAAATTCAAACTTATTTCATTTAAGAACTTCCTTCTGcgctaaaactaaaacactATACCActatttaattgttaataagCAGACATTAAAGGGTTAATCACGGCCGGGGGCGTTAATCACATTTCAAAATACTTATTAAGACTAAATGACGCCGTTAGCAATATTGCGGCATAATCAGATGCGCGTGCATCCAACGGTAATGCGATGCTGCAAGACGGGGTCGCTGGATCGGGGATATATAGGATTACCGTTGCGAAGGACGAACGCCTTAATTAGCCCTGCGAAAAGCGCGAAAAATAACAGAACAAAGCAGCATAAGCTTGCTTATTTTACGCTGCGAAGTCAACGAACGCCTTTCGAGGAAGTAAAGCGTTAACCGTCTGTTGACATGGCCCTTTAGCTTTTCCCAACAAGCAGCCATGTGTATGTATGGGTACACAGGATTGAACAAAATGGCCGCAAGGACGCGAAGCTGCCGTCGTGTCCCTGAACTTGGCGTAGCTTTAAATGAAGTAAACGACTCAATTTGATTTCCTCGCCTCGTTTACCTGCCGCTCTTTATTCCTGATAATTTTAATGTGAGCTTAATGCGCGGCCGCATACGAAAACATTCAGGTATTCAGGTAATTGTTTTTGCAATATCAAAGAAGAAAAATTACCTCAGTCGCACACAGTGGGAAAAATATTACATGTTTCGAAAATTGAGGGAAAATTCTTTTTAGTTTATCGCacttgtatgtatataattataattacaacATAATGCTGTGTAAACTccgttttttgttattttcctaCGTGCCAGTTAGGGCGTATCAATTAGTCGTCCTTCTGGCTGGGTAAATTTGCCAAACGTGTGTCCTCGCTCCACTTGGGGATACTAATAACAAGGTGGGAACGGGTTGTGGGTGGCGGTCAGGTTGTTAGCATTATCTGCAGATCGGGTGCACAGGTCCTTGAGCGGCATCATCGGTTGCACCATTCCATGTGCCCCTGAAGAGCCGTCGCTCGGCTCTAATCTATTAAAAGCGCGTTAATTCTGCGAGTGTGCCGTCTATTTGCGGTCCCCAAATAGCAGCAAGTGCCACGATGAGCTTTTCTTTCAGCCACAGAATTTTGTGTACTTGTGTGCCATTGGTAACTGTTGCGTTGGTAAACATCAGCTTTAATGGCTTTGTGCTGGGATCaaataaacgaaatggaaaacaaatttcGAGAGATTATGGTTGACTTCGAGGGTGTGATTGTATCTGTTATTGCCGCTTTgaacataacatttttaacCCTCTTTTTCAACAGTATAAACAacagtttaaaaatatttaaaacgtAAAAAAATAGTACTTGTTTCCTTTTCTATTATATGAGTATATGAAATAGTAACTAATTTTAGATTTTACCATTCAAATTGAAACTAAGAGCATTGCTTACCTCTTTCATTTCCGCGCACTTATTAATGCCATCTTTAATGACTTATTTTAAGGACCATTAACAGCAACTAACTACTGTTTACTGCCATCTGAATGGGTACTAATTAACTAAGTAAAGCACGGCGATGGACTCTCTTTTGTGCTCTCTTCCTGGCCGAAAGACACGCACGCACATTCGCACATTCAGGAGACCAATCAACAGTTTGCCGTGGTGCGAGGAAAAGCTCTCGGAAAAGCTCGGGAAAAAGAGATGCTGCGACGTCGACAGAGGcgaaaagcagcagccacaagtTGCCTTTTCGACATTTGCAACAGTTGCTGTTGAGTGGCTTCGAAAGTCGGACGTGGCGAAAGGTATAGCGCATACATCCGGAACTCAATCCAGGCGTAACTGTTATCAGTGGATTTGGACACCTTTCTCCCCGTTTGCgggcgtgcgtgtgtgtgcttgtgtgtatgtgttcgCGTGCGGCTGGGAAAATTGAGTAAAATTGAAAAGGCTTGTAACGGGAAACTAGTTCAAGTGCAGAAGCGCGAAAGTTGCCAGCAACAATGTTGCaagtggaaaagtgcaaattcaaatttcaaacAGCGAAATCCGAagacataaattataaaagtaaTCAAAATTATAAACTCACTCACATAtagttgatttaatttttggcacatgtttattaaaacgaaatttacGTGGTACAACATGTGTTTCTCGCAccgaagcaaaaaaaaaaaagtgttttgAGCGACTACCATAAATTCTAatccaaaataaaactgaaaaatgaaatgaaaaatctcGGCTAATTTTATTCAGATTGGAAAATACGATTATAATCTGACCCTACACACCCGCAAAccaaaagagaaaaaaatcgTGAAAGTCCCAAGGAAATTACCATATGTAATCCACACACAATCGTAGACTTGGAAAATGTGTAAATGTGTAATACCAACACTGAAAAAAAGTGTCTTCTTGATAtggaaataaatgtaaaacagTATAAAAAACTTGCAAACCTTTACTTAGTTCAAATGACTTTAAGAACCTGTTAAATAATCTTTTATTGAGTATAGAAGTGTATTAAATcaagatattttaaaagtttaaaagttaataatattaatttttcttattttctgatattttttttttctttgtgaaaaacatattttcaattcaaatttttgtttgacaCGTGCTTTTCTACGAATTTCGTTACGTTTACGCATTTTCCTGTGGCTTTTCTCCACTCACTGACTGTTGTTttctcttctatttttttgtgggGAATTTCGTGCAAATAAAGTTCTGTTGAATTGATTTGAGAACAGCATAAAACAAGCGGCAACAGGCAACCAGCAAACAATCATCGGCAATCGACAAGGAGGCTGGAAAAAAATCACCCGCTCCTCCAGAAAAAGGTAAGTACATGTGTTTACGAATCTGCGGATGATTCGCctgatttgcatttcaaaggATTCCAATATTATTATCGTGTCTGGCCGAACGATAATGTCAGGCGGCTCACGCTGCGTATGATTGATTGGGCCCCAGTGAGCGCGATCCATAATTATGTTAACATGCGTGGCGAACGGattttcgtttgcattttccaaTAAAGCGATTTGATTCGCCGAATTTCGGGATTTGGCAGGAACAAAACTGAATTTTGGTTTAATGTGGTGTACTGATAGCTAAAAGGTATTGAAGCGAACGCAAATTgatgtgtaaatatatgtatgtgtatgtaaatatatagggaatatatatattccgctcaaaacaaaagcttttTGGTTGAACGCTTGTGAAAGTACATGCGATAACATCCCggaaaataaagaacaaaTAAACCTCTTTGTTGGACCTAACAGCCTTGAACTTTGTTCTCAACGAGAGTATAACTTATAGCACAATTAATAGGAAATTCCTTAGAAATTTGATGCAAATGAGATTGTTACATCAAGTTTCcgcataaaaaatcaatttttaagtTTGTCATTCAAGTTAACAAATTGTATGGAGTCAAGGAAGCGATAAGCCGGAATTTTAAATCCGTCCAAACTTGGTTAAAGATAATTCATCTTTCCGTCTACATGCTCAGATTTGACTTAACATTCTCTGAAGTTGAAAACTTCATCTTTGCACTCCGCGAAGCGTAAATTACAAACCTGCTTAAGAAGATTTCGGCCATAAGTTGCAAGCATTTTAGTCCTTGTGCAAACTGTTCAACTTTGTGAACTGAAGAAACTACAACTTCCGCTTGGGTTTAATCtaaaaagtttaattagcTGATGAAGGAGCTTGTTAACTTGCCATGCCGAGCCAATTAgaaaattttccaattatttttgcCTGCAATTCACTTCTTTAAATCGCATTTCGGTTTGCAATTAAACGGAATTTCCCTGACTCACATAATTGGTTTAAATAAGTTAAGCCACTTAGTGGCAATTATGAGGCCACCGCCGAGCAGTAAGCAATAAACATCGCACGTTTCCTTCTACGCTTTTTTCCGCTCTCATTTAAATTTCCTGCACATCCTTCGTCCGGATTGTTTGGCCTTTAACGGTGTTCCACTGCCCGGGGCATCAGTCGCAtcagctgctcctccaacgCGTTCTAGCACCTTGACACACCTGTCCCCACCTGCACGTGTTTGCATTCCagcgttgcatactttgcggcgCTCGGCGTTTAAATGACTTACCACCACTCCGCTACGCTTGATAATTAATGAATGAATCATttaaaagggaaaaggaaaaagtcTTAAGCTGCAGTGAACTGATTAAATCACTATCAGCCATGTTTGTGATTTCTAACTATAAATCCTTCTGGAAAGTAGTTGAAGAAACATTCATCCTTGTGCTTCACATAAGCCgcaataacattttaattctaCTTTAAAAATTGGGATTTGCTTTTGTCAGTAGCTTCAGTCCAacagtttaattaaatggctTGGGAAATTAAAgttcatataaataaaaaatcgtggcatgtacaaaaaataaacttgtttAGCCAGGCtgttttgttaaatttaagaGCTCAAAAAAGCCATTTATTCTTCTAGTATTAAAATTTGaacatttaaaagaaatattccCAAATGTTACTCGTTAAAGAATAGAGAATAATTTAAGTTCACTTGCCTCGAGAGGCGTGcacataaatatacaattttactGCATTCAACGTGTCGTAGTAAAttggcattaaaattaataatctaGAAGAAACTACTTGAGGCAGCCCGCATTtcaaccaaaaataaaaacaccatATAAAAGTTTTTACTATCTAAAATCCTCGACCgagttttgttgtttttcactttgattttgttcttccttttcttttttttccgccCCTTTTTTTGTAGTTGCACTCGAAAAAGGGGAGGTTCAGCCTGCGTGGGTTCCAAAATTCAACGGACGGATTTTTAGTTGGCGTTGGCATTGACATTTATGCGAATGGGATGGGAATTGGGCTTGGGTGTAAAAAACTGATTTTTATGGgactatattatttttactcaGCAATGGAATAAATTTCGCGGAAGAGGATGCAGTCGCAACTGTTGTATAGGGAAAATGCtaatattgaaaaactttATGCCACATGAGTGCGATTTTTAGGGGTCGCGTAAAAGTCTAGGAAATGAACTGCTTACAAATGGTATGACACTGGGTAATTGGCAGCTATGCGTATTTTAAATGCATCATTTTTACTGGgtagtttattttattgggcGAATAttggggcaaataaaaaaggagcTAGATGCAACTGGTAGTATTGGATAATCTACAGAGACTCCCTGTTTCATCGACAGacatttatttcaaatcaCAAAAAATACATCTAATAagtttgtatctttttgtttgtatCATATGTTTTAGAATTTAGCCTCATGATCTTTTTGATAACTTCTGATCCACGATCTGCTGACAAAGATTGAGGGTCTCATAACATATAGCTAAGCCATCGCGGGTGCAGGTTTCCTTCGGGTCGTGCTTTAGAAATTCTTGACATTTCGATATCCTCTGGATATAGTAGGATTTCAGTTCCAATCGCTGACGTCTCTTCTGCATCTGCAGCATATAAGGCTGCAATTCGGAACGTTTTCTTCTAACACACTTGCATAAGGAGCAGGTCTTCTTAAAGTGCTGCGATGGCTTCTTTTTCACGTCCTTAACTTTCTTTACCTTTCTCTTTTGAGGGCACTTCTTGGGCACTTCTTTCACATTAGTAGTATTAGCTTCATATTGattgcttttaaataaatccgGATTTGTTTCAAAAAAACCCATACTAGAGCCATAAGACAGCATAAAGTCTGATACTAGATCGGAAATTAGTAAAGGTTTCGCTTCCACAGACGCAAGCATTTCATCCACAGAAACAGTTTTCGATTGCATCCGTGTTCCTTCTTGTTCCTTTGTAGTTCTTGGACTTGTCTTGTTACCTACAACATTGGCAATAGAGTTTAGTGGCGATTTATCGGGTCCATCCGTTTCGACATTCTTCTCCGCCGGTTCATTTGGGTCTCGTCTTTTTAGCTTAGCCCTGCTATAGGTGCTATAGGAAGTTGGCGGAACGAAGGCCATTTTTTTGCCAAGGAAGGTCCAGCCATGATGATCGCCACTAAGAATAAAGCTTCTATGGATATCTTGAATTTCACTACCATTATCCGAGTTAGTCATTTGACCTCTGTACAGTGACACAACCGATTCGTTGAATTTATTCTTTAAATTCAAGACAAGATTGTTTGATGACGGACCTTTCGCGATTTGCGCAAGGTATTCAATCGATCTTGACGTTGGATAGTTACTCAAAAATTGTGACATACTTTTGGAAGCGAAACTCTGTCTTAGGTCCACAGGTTGCTCGTCCTCTTCAATGGTCCCCtctgatttcgattttcttaatattaattttttgcgTAATATTCGTTGTTTAGATTGCGATGTTTTGCTTTCCGAAAATGATACGTTCTTGGAAACCGATTCGCTGTCGGTCTTAAAAGAATAGTAACTTAACGATTTCGGATGTTTTGAGTTCTTATGAATTTTAGGAtttttgcttttcgttttttctgcATGTTTTCGTTGCTTTATAAGCTtaggttttttaattttcattggtaatttcaaattttttgaCTTTTGATGTTTTTCCGATGCTACCGACGTCGTAGTAATATCTTTCAACAGTGGGGATTCTCCTAGATCATCGACTGCATATAAAACATCTTCATCACTACTACTATGGTTTGATTTTACTGGTCTTTTGACATAGGGACGAAAAAATCTGGTAGATTGTCGTGTACTTGCGATACTTTCTAGACTTGGATGGAATGCTAATATCGTACTAGTTGTCGATTTCCTGGAAGATTGCTTACTATGTTCCGATTTAATACTTCCTATGCGCAAATGTTGTATCTTCGAGTTTTTACCGGGATTCTTATAAGTTTTATAGGTATCTGCAATTTGTGTGCTATTTTTTCTTGATTCGCTTTCAGCTTTTAATGAATTCGTGGACTTTTGTCGGGACTTTCTTTTCTTAGTCAATGATACTTTGtgtttgttaatattttcttcCTGATTTGGAAGCACTACTAGGGGTCGTAGTTTGGTGAGTTTTTGTAGATGTTGTAGCTTCTTGTGCATTTCCGCTCTCAAATAAGGATCGAAAGAATTCTGTAGCATTTGACCAACTTGCAGTTCTTGACGTTTCCAAGCAATCCATTTCTCTGGGGTGGAAAACTTGCCCATATCGAAATACTTTTGAACTTTCGAACGCTTGGCCgatgtttcttttttcttttttgattcAGTGCTCTTTGCGTTCCGGAAACAGGACACCAGTTCCTGATAAATGTGCTCATCCAAATCTATTCCTGGCGGCAATTGGTTTTCGTTAAAGGACATCTTTAAGTCCACTGGAAGTTTAGTAATTGGCTCTTTAATTGGAGCCACAATTCTAGCGTTCTGTTCGATGCGCCTGCGAATGTCAGTCAGTCGCTCTTGACAGCCGCTAGCATAGTAGCTCCAAGTGGCCCGGAAAACCGAATCCCTATTGGGTGGCCAGTCCATAGTCCGTAGAAGGGGCGACAGTCCCTGGATCTTGCCACGTAGACAATTTCGATCCAGCAAACGGGTGCTCTTCCATATGTTCAGCGACATGTCGAGGCACTAATTTTATGCACTAACAATTTTAAGGATAGATTTTTATGTAGGATTTTTAAATgactaataaataatttggcaTACTTGCTTGACAATTTGATGTGCTCGTTAGGGCGCCcatttcattgatttttcttGACTTTAATTGGCAGAATATACTAGTGTTTACTTTCTGGAGGTAAACAGTTCTGCCAAGGCAACTTAGATTTAGGAAATTCTTTATTAAATTCATCATTGTTacatataaaaagcaaaccaTTTTGGAGAGTTACCCGACCTCGATTGTCTTACAAGTGAAAAGTACATAAAGTAACACACTACATTTATTCAGAATCATCAGTAGGAACACCGTGTCCGATAGTAAAAACATACTAAATACATCATACATTAAAATGATTCGACGGCACTACTCCAATTCAGTTCGGCATCCAAACCAGCTTAGTTTCTCCTCTTGCATCTGGACAATTGCAACCAATCTTCGACAAGACGACCACAAAGGTTCAACGTAACTAAACATTGCTTCAATTCGTGGCGCATCTTGCCAACATTATTGCAAGTAGTCCTAGATTTAGAAAAGGATTTGGACGTAGGTTCTGTGGGCTTCAGATCCGGTTCTTTATCGAAAAGTGTTTCCGTACGGGATATCTTTTCCCTGGCAGCCATTTTTAGATAGTACTGCTTCAACTGCTCACGATTCTGACGCTTCTTCATCTCAATCATGAATGGTTCATCGGGATCGCTCTTTGGTCGACTGAACTCACATAATTCACATCTGTTTCGGTTGACTTCTGTCTGACAGGACACAGCTTTCACAGGAGCTTTGCGTTTTCTCCGACAGATTTCAAACCGAAACAGGTGGTATTTATATGGTCTCGCAAAACAGGATGGTCTCTTACACAAGCCAGTTGTAcagtatttctttttaattggttttctcGGTGCAAGATGTAGAACTACTTTCTTTTCTTTACTCCTTGCACTTCTTTTCACGGGCTTAACAGGTGTCGGCCAAGGTACTTTTGTATATGGCGGAATGGAATGCGAGGATTCGAAGAACTTTAAGTAAGAATGTATATCAAGGGGCCTAAAATCATAGAGATCGGTGGGGCCAGAACTAACAAAGCTCTTATCCAATTTAGATACCCACGTCGTGGAGGATTCTCGATCAAATTGTGTGATGTTGCTGT
This window contains:
- the LOC6735021 gene encoding uncharacterized protein LOC6735021 yields the protein MSLNIWKSTRLLDRNCLRGKIQGLSPLLRTMDWPPNRDSVFRATWSYYASGCQERLTDIRRRIEQNARIVAPIKEPITKLPVDLKMSFNENQLPPGIDLDEHIYQELVSCFRNAKSTESKKKKETSAKRSKVQKYFDMGKFSTPEKWIAWKRQELQVGQMLQNSFDPYLRAEMHKKLQHLQKLTKLRPLVVLPNQEENINKHKVSLTKKRKSRQKSTNSLKAESESRKNSTQIADTYKTYKNPGKNSKIQHLRIGSIKSEHSKQSSRKSTTSTILAFHPSLESIASTRQSTRFFRPYVKRPVKSNHSSSDEDVLYAVDDLGESPLLKDITTTSVASEKHQKSKNLKLPMKIKKPKLIKQRKHAEKTKSKNPKIHKNSKHPKSLSYYSFKTDSESVSKNVSFSESKTSQSKQRILRKKLILRKSKSEGTIEEDEQPVDLRQSFASKSMSQFLSNYPTSRSIEYLAQIAKGPSSNNLVLNLKNKFNESVVSLYRGQMTNSDNGSEIQDIHRSFILSGDHHGWTFLGKKMAFVPPTSYSTYSRAKLKRRDPNEPAEKNVETDGPDKSPLNSIANVVGNKTSPRTTKEQEGTRMQSKTVSVDEMLASVEAKPLLISDLVSDFMLSYGSSMGFFETNPDLFKSNQYEANTTNVKEVPKKCPQKRKVKKVKDVKKKPSQHFKKTCSLCKCVRRKRSELQPYMLQMQKRRQRLELKSYYIQRISKCQEFLKHDPKETCTRDGLAICYETLNLCQQIVDQKLSKRS